The Paenibacillus sp. YPG26 genome includes a window with the following:
- a CDS encoding TIM-barrel domain-containing protein has protein sequence MHTSEEIHPDQVGAEHTQAYRSLGPVTGSISHEAGVTVHGEAGNLSLWRLSPQVLRIACALQADSAQMVPTEALIPQQPQEDWEVTDYQSKLVVRTGAFHVALDKETLSVQIRQGSEQDYGEYSFSFSGSRLRCRGKLKEEAAIFGLGETTGYLNKRGDRYTMWNSDVLDPHVPDMESLYQSIPLLIHHSAEGSLGLFIDHPGRMTIDMRESNDYYDVETMNGEMDLYIIAGKDLRGVVTSYTGLTGRMQMPPLWSLGYQQSRFSYMNQEEVLDLARTFRAKQIPCDAIYLDIHYMDHYKVFSFDPVQFPDPQGMIEELKEMGLRIVPIVDPGVKMDEGYTIYEEGLAERHFCKFADGEAYIGNVWPGPSVFPDFTEKRTREWWGALHRFYVEHGISGIWNDMNEPSVFNSPTKTMDEEVVHGNNGQPRTHGDLHNIYGMLMCKATKEGLDTLLEGERSFVLTRAGYAGIQRYAAVWTGDNRSYWQHMEMFMAMGMNLGLSGVAFCGADVGGFMHHASGELLVRWTQLGAFTPFFRNHSAIETRQQEPWTFGEQVEEICRTFIELRYSLLPYLYSLFHEAAQTGLPVMRPLVLEYPQDERTFNLSDQFLLGNQMLVAPIYRPGAEHRSVYLPEGVWYDYWTGSRYEGGRPYLARAGLDRIPLFVKSGAVIPMTSGLQHTGEAVWSKLNVHIYGRGTEGHDGQVLAGEYMLYEDDGISRAYQTGEFSCLHISFEEADGVLEVNTSYNHTDEAVAGNERELLFTIHQLSFVPVRIVGLSEVPSLPHLEVQTAGWYYDRQGHHLSVKVPFRAGHEHGVKISVNG, from the coding sequence ATGCATACCAGTGAAGAGATTCATCCAGATCAGGTGGGCGCAGAGCACACGCAGGCATACCGGAGCTTGGGTCCCGTTACGGGCAGCATTTCTCATGAAGCAGGTGTTACAGTCCACGGGGAAGCAGGTAATCTGAGCCTGTGGAGACTCTCACCACAAGTACTGAGAATCGCGTGCGCCCTGCAAGCCGACTCAGCGCAGATGGTCCCGACAGAGGCGCTCATTCCGCAGCAGCCTCAGGAAGATTGGGAAGTCACTGATTATCAGTCGAAACTGGTGGTTCGTACGGGAGCATTCCACGTGGCACTGGATAAGGAGACCTTGTCTGTGCAGATCAGACAGGGTTCAGAGCAGGACTACGGAGAATACTCGTTCTCTTTCTCCGGATCACGGCTCCGCTGCCGGGGGAAGTTGAAGGAGGAGGCCGCTATCTTCGGACTAGGCGAGACAACCGGATATCTGAATAAGCGCGGTGACCGTTATACCATGTGGAACTCGGATGTCCTCGACCCTCATGTGCCTGACATGGAATCGCTGTATCAATCTATTCCACTGCTGATTCATCATTCTGCTGAAGGCTCGCTGGGTCTGTTCATTGACCATCCGGGAAGGATGACGATTGATATGCGGGAATCGAATGATTATTACGATGTGGAGACCATGAATGGGGAGATGGATCTGTATATTATTGCAGGCAAGGATCTCCGCGGGGTTGTCACTTCCTATACGGGGTTGACTGGACGTATGCAGATGCCTCCATTATGGTCTCTGGGTTACCAGCAATCCAGGTTCAGCTATATGAATCAGGAGGAAGTGCTTGATCTGGCCAGAACGTTCCGGGCGAAGCAGATTCCGTGTGATGCGATCTATCTGGACATTCATTATATGGATCATTACAAAGTATTTTCATTTGACCCTGTTCAGTTCCCTGATCCGCAAGGAATGATAGAGGAGCTTAAAGAAATGGGTCTGCGTATTGTGCCTATTGTCGATCCTGGTGTCAAAATGGATGAGGGCTACACCATATATGAAGAGGGGTTGGCGGAGCGGCACTTCTGTAAGTTCGCGGACGGGGAAGCGTATATCGGGAATGTCTGGCCGGGCCCGAGTGTGTTTCCTGATTTTACGGAGAAAAGGACCCGGGAATGGTGGGGGGCTCTGCACCGGTTCTATGTTGAACACGGGATCAGCGGTATCTGGAATGATATGAATGAGCCGAGTGTCTTTAATTCTCCCACAAAAACCATGGACGAAGAAGTTGTTCATGGCAACAATGGTCAACCGAGAACTCATGGAGATTTACATAATATATATGGAATGCTCATGTGTAAGGCAACCAAGGAAGGGCTGGATACCCTGCTGGAGGGAGAGCGTTCTTTTGTCTTGACCCGTGCGGGATACGCTGGAATTCAGCGGTATGCGGCTGTGTGGACCGGGGATAACCGCAGCTATTGGCAGCACATGGAGATGTTCATGGCGATGGGAATGAATTTGGGGTTGTCAGGTGTGGCCTTTTGCGGAGCCGATGTCGGGGGATTTATGCACCACGCTTCGGGTGAACTGCTGGTCAGGTGGACACAGCTGGGGGCATTTACCCCGTTTTTCCGGAATCATAGCGCCATTGAGACGAGACAACAGGAGCCTTGGACTTTTGGTGAGCAGGTAGAGGAGATATGCCGGACATTTATCGAACTGAGGTATTCTCTGCTGCCTTACCTCTACTCCTTGTTTCATGAAGCAGCACAGACTGGGCTCCCTGTCATGCGGCCTTTGGTGCTTGAATATCCGCAGGACGAACGTACATTTAACCTGTCAGATCAATTCCTGCTTGGGAATCAAATGCTTGTTGCGCCGATCTACAGACCGGGTGCGGAGCACAGGTCCGTCTATTTGCCGGAAGGGGTGTGGTACGACTACTGGACCGGATCCAGATACGAGGGAGGCCGTCCCTATTTGGCGCGAGCGGGACTTGATAGAATTCCACTCTTCGTCAAATCCGGAGCGGTCATTCCGATGACGAGCGGACTCCAGCATACCGGGGAGGCGGTCTGGTCCAAGCTGAACGTTCATATCTACGGCCGGGGAACGGAGGGACATGACGGACAAGTGCTTGCAGGCGAGTACATGCTGTATGAAGATGACGGGATCAGCCGCGCCTACCAGACAGGGGAATTCAGCTGCCTGCATATAAGCTTTGAAGAAGCGGACGGTGTGCTGGAGGTCAACACCAGTTACAATCATACAGATGAGGCCGTCGCAGGGAATGAACGGGAGCTTCTGTTCACCATTCATCAGCTGTCATTCGTACCCGTGCGTATAGTAGGCTTGAGCGAGGTTCCGAGCCTCCCGCATCTTGAGGTGCAGACGGCAGGATGGTATTATGACAGACAGGGCCATCATCTGTCTGTCAAAGTGCCGTTCAGAGCCGGGCACGAACACGGAGTCAAGATCTCCGTCAATGGATGA
- a CDS encoding tRNA threonylcarbamoyladenosine dehydratase has product MLHQFSRTELAIGPEGLDILKNSTVAVLGIGGVGSIAVESLARAGVGRIILIDKDVVDITNVNRQIHALTTTVGQSKVDLMCERVKLINPECETVALNMFYTEETYEELFQYELDYVLDASDTIIYKIHLIKECRERGIPIISSMGAANRMDPTKFQVADISKTHMDPMARVIRGKLREIGIKKGVKVVFSTEPPVKPREDVTQKIVSENAPDRRKAKQPPASISFVPPVVGLIMVSVAIREMLETGRN; this is encoded by the coding sequence ATGCTTCATCAATTTTCACGCACAGAGCTGGCCATCGGCCCAGAGGGCTTGGATATTCTAAAGAATAGTACAGTTGCAGTTCTAGGCATCGGCGGCGTGGGTTCCATCGCGGTCGAGTCACTGGCCCGGGCTGGAGTCGGCCGGATTATCCTGATCGATAAGGATGTTGTAGACATTACGAACGTGAACCGTCAGATTCATGCCTTAACCACTACGGTAGGTCAGAGTAAAGTGGACCTGATGTGCGAGCGGGTCAAGCTGATTAATCCAGAGTGTGAGACCGTGGCGCTCAACATGTTCTATACAGAAGAGACGTACGAAGAACTGTTCCAATATGAATTGGATTACGTGCTGGATGCTTCGGATACAATTATTTATAAAATACATCTGATTAAAGAATGCCGCGAACGTGGTATTCCAATCATTTCAAGCATGGGCGCCGCCAACCGGATGGACCCGACCAAGTTCCAGGTTGCGGACATTTCGAAGACCCATATGGACCCGATGGCCCGGGTGATCCGCGGCAAGCTGCGTGAGATCGGGATCAAGAAAGGTGTCAAAGTGGTGTTCTCGACTGAGCCGCCGGTTAAGCCAAGGGAAGACGTTACTCAGAAAATCGTCTCTGAAAATGCGCCGGACCGCCGCAAAGCCAAGCAGCCTCCAGCCAGCATTTCCTTTGTTCCTCCTGTGGTTGGCTTGATTATGGTAAGTGTAGCGATCCGTGAGATGTTAGAGACAGGCAGGAACTAA
- a CDS encoding YdeI/OmpD-associated family protein — MNESLARKLRLPAEGELLIMNPPDGYLEELELGDKATRYPELGHSCDFVQVFVHSVREVDELAPTAIRAIKEDGLLWFCYPKGGAKAGTDLNRDKGWDTVKALGYEGVSLIAIDDKWSAMRYRPMGAVGSVPRKSRNTGNPAQKAVKLPAAPELMPADLQTLLGESAQAAAFFAGLAPSHRKAYIQWIEEAKRPETREARVRKTIEKLTQGLKRP, encoded by the coding sequence ATGAACGAATCGCTCGCACGCAAACTGAGGCTTCCTGCCGAGGGTGAACTGCTCATCATGAATCCGCCGGATGGTTACCTGGAAGAACTGGAGCTGGGTGATAAAGCTACAAGGTATCCAGAACTAGGACATAGCTGTGACTTCGTTCAGGTATTTGTTCACTCTGTCCGGGAAGTGGATGAACTTGCTCCAACCGCAATTCGCGCGATCAAAGAAGATGGATTGCTCTGGTTCTGTTACCCAAAAGGCGGAGCCAAGGCAGGCACAGACCTGAACCGGGACAAGGGCTGGGATACGGTAAAAGCTCTGGGATACGAGGGTGTGTCGCTCATTGCGATCGATGACAAGTGGTCCGCCATGCGTTATCGCCCCATGGGAGCTGTAGGCTCCGTTCCAAGAAAAAGCAGGAATACTGGAAATCCAGCGCAGAAGGCTGTCAAGCTACCAGCTGCACCGGAGCTCATGCCTGCCGATTTACAGACCTTGCTGGGTGAATCGGCTCAGGCTGCCGCATTCTTCGCTGGCCTTGCTCCTTCACACCGCAAAGCATACATTCAGTGGATTGAGGAAGCGAAGCGGCCTGAGACGCGTGAAGCCAGAGTTCGCAAGACCATTGAGAAATTAACCCAAGGCCTGAAAAGACCCTAA
- a CDS encoding UvrD-helicase domain-containing protein, which produces MEDFQSAYQEEKARLDRTLDTIDKELVRLRGIPVYTGHDYTEQVLEAGRDQQRRQLSQSGQEPYFGRLDFEEKGGTRTPLYIGKVGVGGETAQPIVIDWRAPVASLFYSFTGGDSAVYEAPEGLIEGLVYLKRNIVIRKQILERVVDTYNSEEEGPAVSDEFLLYRLGENKDNKLRDIVSTIQAEQDQIIRAGRNSALIIQGVAGSGKTTVALHRLAYLLYQYKEQISAGKMIIFAPNRMFINYISEVLPELGVGDIQQNTFSDWASNVLGLDEAPSDGPEALTEWFDHRSQNRLDDHELPGRFKGSLLFRDLLDQFVQQLEAACLPEEDFMPWDGAKLPLTTIKLWYEEEYKPYPLARRKERVLARIHRWVEMELKGAPSAAALKERKSRAAQREKAYAKKWPDLSPLPLYKAFIGAKKMQGLQLENMGAGIPKSILKVTQANLKKNIIKEEDLPALLYLFTRVDEIDGNLRFDHIVIDEAQDFSPFQIAVLDRFCKGHSFTILGDLSQGIHYYKGVREWNEMQVLFKPEETAYFALTRSYRSTMEIISFANNILRQGVGTDLLAVPVFRSADPVKVIKASGAERLPVIRRALDRIQKGPYKTAALLTRNLNDAQQLHKELSGLGYDLNLIDGRKSEYEGGISVLPVYLSKGLEFDAVMVTDVDEEYYGQQDAKLLYVGATRALHELWLLHGEKLPAYVTVDDPEIAVTAWPEN; this is translated from the coding sequence ATGGAAGATTTTCAAAGTGCCTATCAAGAAGAGAAGGCGCGGCTTGACCGCACGCTGGACACGATCGATAAGGAACTGGTGAGGTTGCGCGGCATTCCTGTGTACACCGGGCATGACTATACCGAGCAGGTGCTGGAGGCCGGGCGGGATCAACAGCGCAGACAGCTGTCCCAGTCCGGGCAGGAGCCGTATTTCGGACGGCTTGACTTCGAGGAGAAGGGCGGAACGCGCACCCCCTTGTATATTGGCAAAGTAGGAGTAGGCGGGGAGACCGCTCAGCCTATCGTCATTGACTGGCGGGCTCCGGTAGCCAGCTTGTTCTATTCATTTACCGGTGGGGATTCGGCTGTCTACGAGGCTCCGGAAGGGCTGATCGAAGGACTCGTATACCTGAAGCGTAACATTGTAATCCGCAAGCAGATTCTTGAACGGGTAGTCGATACATACAACTCGGAAGAGGAAGGTCCTGCCGTGTCGGATGAATTCCTGCTCTACCGGCTGGGAGAGAACAAGGACAACAAGCTGCGGGACATCGTCTCTACTATTCAGGCGGAGCAGGATCAGATTATTCGCGCAGGCAGGAACAGCGCGTTAATTATTCAGGGCGTAGCTGGGAGTGGGAAGACGACCGTAGCCCTTCACCGTCTGGCTTACCTGCTGTACCAGTACAAGGAGCAGATATCTGCGGGGAAAATGATTATTTTCGCCCCTAACCGCATGTTCATCAATTATATTTCTGAAGTGCTTCCTGAGCTTGGTGTCGGGGACATTCAGCAGAACACGTTCAGCGACTGGGCCTCCAATGTGCTGGGTCTGGATGAGGCTCCAAGCGATGGTCCTGAAGCTCTGACGGAGTGGTTCGATCATAGATCGCAGAACCGTCTGGACGATCATGAGCTTCCGGGAAGGTTCAAAGGGTCGCTCTTGTTCCGTGATCTGCTAGACCAGTTCGTACAGCAGCTTGAAGCAGCTTGTCTGCCTGAAGAAGACTTCATGCCATGGGACGGAGCGAAGCTGCCCTTGACCACAATCAAGCTGTGGTATGAAGAAGAGTATAAGCCCTATCCCCTTGCCAGGCGCAAGGAACGGGTGCTTGCCCGGATTCACCGGTGGGTGGAGATGGAGCTGAAGGGAGCACCATCGGCAGCTGCGCTGAAGGAACGTAAATCCAGAGCTGCGCAGCGGGAGAAGGCTTATGCCAAGAAATGGCCGGATCTCTCCCCGCTGCCCTTGTATAAAGCTTTTATCGGGGCCAAGAAGATGCAGGGTCTTCAGCTTGAGAATATGGGGGCAGGGATCCCTAAGTCTATACTCAAAGTGACTCAGGCCAATCTGAAGAAGAATATTATTAAGGAAGAGGACCTCCCGGCACTTCTGTATCTGTTCACCCGTGTGGATGAGATCGATGGGAACCTCCGGTTCGATCATATTGTAATCGACGAAGCTCAGGATTTCTCCCCTTTCCAGATCGCTGTGCTGGACCGGTTCTGCAAGGGTCATTCTTTTACGATCCTTGGCGATTTATCGCAGGGTATCCACTATTACAAAGGCGTGCGGGAATGGAATGAAATGCAGGTGCTCTTCAAGCCGGAAGAGACAGCTTATTTCGCGCTCACCCGGAGCTACCGGTCTACGATGGAGATCATTTCTTTTGCTAATAATATCCTGAGACAGGGGGTAGGCACGGATCTATTGGCGGTACCTGTATTCCGAAGTGCGGATCCGGTGAAGGTGATCAAGGCATCCGGAGCTGAACGCCTTCCTGTAATCAGGAGAGCCCTTGACCGGATTCAGAAGGGGCCATACAAGACAGCAGCCCTGCTGACACGGAATCTGAATGATGCCCAGCAGCTTCATAAGGAACTCAGCGGTCTAGGTTATGATCTTAACTTGATTGATGGACGAAAAAGTGAGTACGAGGGAGGCATATCGGTTCTTCCTGTATATCTCTCCAAAGGGCTGGAGTTCGACGCGGTAATGGTTACGGATGTGGATGAGGAATATTACGGGCAGCAGGATGCCAAGCTGCTGTATGTTGGAGCTACCCGGGCGCTGCATGAATTATGGCTTCTGCATGGAGAGAAGCTCCCTGCCTATGTGACAGTAGATGATCCGGAGATTGCGGTTACGGCTTGGCCGGAGAATTAG
- a CDS encoding CD3324 family protein, whose amino-acid sequence MNYRNGKDVLPPRLLKELQHYIQGELVYVPKLESKRAPWGEVSGSRKLIARRNEEIFKSYCGGLTAPELAEAYHLSIDSIRKIITKMRSAARHSEQKQAVNGGFSSGGKLSSAYRS is encoded by the coding sequence GTGAACTACAGAAACGGGAAGGATGTGCTTCCCCCTAGGCTGCTGAAGGAACTGCAGCATTATATTCAGGGCGAACTCGTATATGTGCCCAAGCTCGAGAGCAAACGGGCCCCATGGGGCGAGGTCAGTGGATCACGCAAGCTGATCGCACGCCGGAATGAAGAAATCTTCAAATCTTACTGCGGAGGGCTCACAGCACCTGAGCTAGCCGAAGCCTATCATTTATCTATAGACAGCATTCGTAAAATCATTACCAAAATGCGCTCGGCAGCCAGGCATTCGGAGCAAAAGCAGGCTGTGAATGGCGGGTTCAGCAGTGGAGGCAAGCTGAGTTCAGCTTACCGGTCTTAA
- a CDS encoding replication-associated recombination protein A: MDLFSYGQESDPGTRLLADRMRPGTLDEYIGQEHIVGQGKLLRRAIEADQVSSILLYGPPGCGKTTLAHIISNHTRGEFVRLNAVDASVKDVRAVIEKAQTDKSLYGTKTILFLDEVHRFNSSRQDALLPAVEKGTIIFIGATTENPFHYVNGALLSRSTLFQLEPLTKEHSLIAMRRALADSEKGLGYMKLQVDEEALEHIAWVSNGDIRRALNALELAALTTPPQADGTVHITLDVAEESIRRPIVKADESTQYDVLSAFHKSIRGSSDAALFWFLYAVEKLGMDPMVFLRRLIAASSEDIGLANPQAMVQAVSALDAYRNNGWPEAKLNIAQAILFAVESPKSNAVYTAISKAMDAMDRMQSAEVPLHLRDGHYTGAVKLGHTGYKYPHNYPGHYVKQDYLPPELARTVFYEATEQGNESKIKHNQELRRQQGR, encoded by the coding sequence ATGGATTTATTCTCATACGGACAGGAATCGGACCCGGGGACGAGGCTTCTAGCCGACCGGATGCGTCCGGGTACTCTGGATGAATATATTGGACAGGAACATATTGTAGGACAAGGCAAGCTGCTCAGGAGAGCCATAGAGGCTGACCAGGTCTCTTCCATCCTGCTATATGGACCGCCAGGCTGCGGCAAGACGACTTTAGCCCACATTATCTCGAACCATACCCGGGGTGAGTTTGTGCGGCTGAACGCGGTGGATGCCTCGGTTAAGGATGTCCGGGCAGTTATCGAGAAGGCGCAGACGGACAAGTCGCTGTATGGTACGAAGACCATACTCTTTCTTGACGAGGTGCACCGCTTCAACAGCTCAAGACAGGATGCGCTGCTGCCCGCAGTCGAGAAAGGCACTATTATCTTCATCGGAGCTACAACAGAGAATCCGTTTCACTATGTGAACGGAGCCTTGCTCAGCCGCTCCACGCTGTTCCAGCTTGAGCCGCTGACCAAGGAGCATTCGCTGATTGCTATGCGCAGGGCACTGGCTGATTCGGAGAAGGGCCTTGGCTATATGAAGCTGCAGGTGGATGAGGAAGCGCTGGAGCACATTGCCTGGGTATCGAACGGCGACATCCGCAGAGCGCTCAACGCGCTGGAGCTGGCTGCACTGACGACCCCGCCTCAGGCGGACGGCACGGTGCATATCACTCTGGACGTGGCGGAGGAATCCATCCGCCGTCCGATTGTCAAAGCCGACGAATCGACACAGTACGATGTCTTGTCGGCCTTCCACAAGAGCATCCGCGGCTCCAGCGACGCGGCGCTCTTCTGGTTCCTCTATGCCGTCGAGAAGCTCGGCATGGACCCTATGGTATTCCTGCGGCGGCTGATCGCGGCCAGCAGTGAAGACATCGGCCTGGCTAATCCCCAGGCCATGGTGCAGGCGGTTAGCGCGCTTGACGCATACCGCAATAACGGCTGGCCGGAGGCCAAGCTGAACATTGCTCAGGCGATTCTGTTCGCGGTGGAGAGCCCGAAGTCGAATGCGGTGTATACCGCAATCTCCAAAGCCATGGATGCGATGGACCGCATGCAGTCCGCCGAGGTTCCGCTGCATCTGCGCGATGGCCACTACACAGGCGCAGTGAAGCTCGGACACACAGGATATAAGTATCCTCACAATTATCCGGGCCATTATGTGAAGCAGGACTATCTGCCGCCCGAGCTGGCCCGGACCGTCTTCTATGAAGCGACGGAGCAGGGGAATGAGAGCAAGATCAAGCATAATCAGGAGCTAAGACGTCAGCAAGGCCGGTAG
- the mnmA gene encoding tRNA 2-thiouridine(34) synthase MnmA: MSKANSDTRVVVGMSGGVDSSVTALLLKQQGYDVVGIFMKNWDDTDEFGHCTAEADSEDVRRVCEQIDIPYYSVNFEKEYYDKVFSYFLEEYKRGRTPNPDVMCNREIKFGEFLNKALDLGADYVATGHYARVVEKDGRFELLRGVDSNKDQTYFLNALNQDQLSKAMFPIGHLPKPEVRRIAEEAGLYTAKKKDSTGVCFIGERNFREFLSQYLPAKSGDMVDIVTGEVKGRHDGLMYYTLGQRQGLGIGGTGSGTGEPWFVADKNLEHNILYVVQGDKHPSMYSTSLIASGVNWIAGEEHLPKSSYHCTAKFRYRQPDQGVTLTLREDGSVHVIFDQPQKAITPGQAVVFYDGDICLGGGTIDVVEKVVQPELHMNN; encoded by the coding sequence ATGTCCAAAGCAAACAGTGATACTAGGGTTGTTGTCGGCATGTCCGGAGGCGTTGATTCCTCCGTTACCGCTCTTCTGCTCAAGCAGCAGGGTTATGACGTCGTTGGCATATTTATGAAGAATTGGGATGATACCGATGAATTCGGGCATTGTACGGCTGAGGCCGATTCGGAAGATGTCCGCCGCGTCTGTGAACAGATCGACATCCCTTATTATTCAGTTAACTTCGAGAAAGAATACTACGACAAAGTATTCTCCTACTTCCTGGAAGAATACAAGCGCGGGCGGACTCCCAACCCGGATGTCATGTGCAACCGCGAGATCAAATTCGGCGAGTTCCTGAACAAAGCGCTGGACCTGGGCGCAGATTATGTGGCGACCGGACACTACGCCAGGGTAGTTGAGAAGGATGGCCGCTTCGAGCTTCTGCGCGGTGTCGATTCCAACAAAGATCAGACTTATTTCCTTAACGCTCTCAATCAGGATCAGCTGTCCAAGGCAATGTTCCCGATCGGACATCTGCCTAAGCCAGAAGTCCGCCGGATTGCTGAAGAAGCCGGACTCTACACGGCCAAGAAGAAGGACAGCACGGGCGTATGCTTCATCGGGGAACGCAACTTCCGCGAATTCCTGAGTCAATACCTGCCGGCTAAATCCGGGGATATGGTGGATATTGTTACTGGCGAGGTCAAAGGCCGTCACGATGGACTGATGTACTACACGCTCGGACAGCGTCAAGGTCTGGGAATTGGCGGAACAGGTTCAGGAACTGGAGAGCCCTGGTTCGTTGCGGATAAGAATCTTGAGCATAACATCCTCTACGTTGTCCAGGGAGACAAGCATCCGAGCATGTACTCCACTAGCCTGATTGCCTCCGGGGTGAACTGGATCGCGGGTGAAGAGCATCTGCCGAAGAGCTCCTATCACTGCACAGCCAAATTCCGCTATCGTCAACCGGACCAAGGCGTCACCTTGACCCTTCGCGAAGACGGCAGCGTTCATGTAATCTTTGATCAACCGCAGAAAGCGATCACTCCAGGCCAAGCCGTCGTATTCTATGATGGTGACATATGTCTGGGTGGCGGAACCATCGATGTTGTAGAGAAAGTGGTTCAGCCTGAACTTCATATGAATAACTAA